The genomic window ATAAAGACTTCTAGAGACGTACTGATGACACCAGTGTCAGAACCAGGAGGTGTAATCTCACCGGACCCCCCCTGTTTGACTCCAAACAGCAGAGACTGCATTCCAGTTGACTCCGTGTGGACTTCatccagaaacagaaacatgcaTTTAAACGTGCATTTAAACGTGCATTTAAACGTGCATTTAAACGTGCACGCGTTCACACTGGAGCCCATCTGATGCTCATCACCCGTCAGCGTCATTCCACCATCAGACGGTGATTCAGTGTCACAGGCGAGATGTGATGGCGCCGCTCCTGATGGGTCGCTCCTCCTTCACGTCGTCACGTGTCGCCGCCTCCAGTCACACCTGGGATGTTAAAAACATCTTCATGTGTCACACTTGAACTGACGGCAGCAATTCAGATTTcccttcacttttttttctgtatctgtCTGGGTTTCTAATGTCGCTTTCAGTGGGCGGTCGATCCCACagcagctaagctaagctaagataaCATAAGATAAGCTAACTGCTGGCTCTGACCAGGAAGTCTTTTCCAGGATTTCTAATTGCACAttcattatttcactttttcaaaAAGTCTCATATATTTTCAGAGTGACTTTCAAAACAACAGCTCTTTAAATTTTCCaccattaatgaaggaatgctcaaattaaaatgattgttCTGAACTGAACATCAGACAGATTAAAGATGTAcaagaaatattcaaacatgattaatgttttttacttttgagTGGGATTCCACTCACGGCTTTCTGCATCCCAGCAGAATTCctgatgaaaatgtgaaactAATGAGACGAGCGCTGGTTTCTTTTCCCCGCGGAGCCTCAGGCTGGGACACTTAATCACTCGTGTGAGTTCATGATTCCTCATCTGGCTCTGGACGCTTTGCTTATCAGTAATTAAACGTCCTCTGGATCCCAGGGGGCATCTTGGGTTCCTCTGATAAGGAACTGTGATGGTTTTGATGGTGACTTCACTGGTTACGCACCTTTGATGCCTTCGGCTGTTTACAAAACTTCCATTTATCCATTTGGGATAAATGCTGGATGTTTCCTGCACAAAGGAGGGACGTCTCATTTCTCTGCAGTTTGAGAATGACTTTTAGATCCTATCTGCACGGACCTGACCTCGGTGTTGCTGAATGACGGTTCAGCCTCATTTCCTGGTTTGGTTTAAGGGGGGTAGACGGAGATTTAGGGAAATCCTTTATTATGAGTCAGACGCATAGATCTGGTCTGGCAACTTATTCCTTCTTCTTCAGGCTGATATTTATTATCTTGACAAGAGGACACGAAACgtaaatgtctttatttccaATATGaaccaaaatgttttgtctgaTCCTGGTTTTGAACCTGGAGTCGCTCATCCACCATCCTTCAACTCTGTTCCCCCTTGACCCCGTGACATTATTGACTGAATCCTTGATGAGGATGCTGAGGAGGTGAAATCCAGCACCCCCTCCTGATAAgatcacagccccccccccccagccactCCCGTCATCCCGTGCGGCGCGGCGATACGACATCAAAGCTGATGTCAGGCTGATGACTTTCAAGACTGGAAACAATCTTGTTCTTGTATGAAATAAAACTCCATCCTGGTCATATATGTGATTTCAGTCTGCTTCATCAACCTGCATGTCTGTGCAGGGATGAAAAACCGGTGTTATataaatttctaaaaatacgacagaatacttttatttttctctgtgcTGAAAAAGCTTCGATCCGTTTCCATGGCATCATAACCACCTTGTCAGCGAAGGTGAAAATGTCGTCTCTCTGAAAGCCCTCCCATAAGCTTGCATcgacacaaaaaaaaggtttttttattctttggaCGCTTTGTTGGAAATTGAGGAGGAAAGTTGTGGGATGGTTGTGTTTTGGCCACAGGCGACGCGATGCAGGTTGTTGGATCCGATGGAGACTGAACAGCCGATTAGAgactcatttatttcattttttttctgtgaaaatgtTCAGAGGACATCACAGCACAGAAAAGTCAACACAGAACCATCAGCAAGGGGGTTTAATGGAATCTAATAAAGTTGAAGGTGAAtcttttacatgttttatatcatttttattttccgtCTCTTCACTGAAGGTGACTTTCACTTTTATATTATTCAATCTTGATGACAGATATTTTTCTACTGCAGGTACACCGGATGAGAACTGATTTAAATGGTCAAAACCCAGGCTGAAAATTACCCACGCTCAAAACAGTCACTGGGGCAAAGTGTGTACATATACCCCCTGAGCGTGCGTTAGTTTTTACCCTTGACAGGAAATGCAGCCAGAGATCTGGCGATTTGTTCCAGCATATTTCCAGTTTGAGTTAATTCGAGCGCAGGGAACCCAGCGTAATTAAGTTGTGAGATTAATACACGCAGATGCATTTGGTTTTGTGCCCTTCCCTCTCAAGCACAAGagttaaataaataagagaagagaCTGCAGACCggcacatgaataaaaaaatatatcaaaggGATCCCTTCCTCCCAGATGCAATTATTTCCCATTCACATTGGCTTTTTTTCTCCAGCCGGTGACACTAATAACTTTGAATGAGGAGGATGAATCAGAATCTGAGCTGGAAAAATGTTGTTCGACATCCAAACCGTGCAGCATTCAGAGGTTACAGAAAAGAGATTCTCAGActgttcaattttatttttattctaatactGCAAAGGCTCTACTTTGAATTCAAATGTTAGATTCAAGtgaaaaacacactgacaaGGTTCTGAAGGAAGATTATACCTCACAAACTATCGATGATCAGAGAAGGACTCATCAATCTGAGactcattttaatttcttgCCATCCCTGAAGTCCGTATTGACTTCACCTATTTCCTCCTTTCTGTCTTTCAGAAACTTCACTCTCGGATCATGGATTTATCTGCAGCGGATTTGCTTCTGGAGCCGGAAAGAAGCAAGGCTTTCCTGCTTTCCAGGAACATGGATTCTCCATCCAATGTACGTTTAATCAAAAACACATGGAaggcaatttattttttataaatatatatacacacacacactagttgTCCAGGTAGGATATCCACAAGAAATCATTACGAGATATTAAAATACAGCCCTTAGTATTGAAATGGTGACCCCTCCTCGGAAGAGACGGCAGTATCACTTGGCACTAAGAGGAATAAATCCCTGTCGTATTACCAGAAAACCATCGATTGTGAGTCATTGTCAGTAAAACTCGTCCATAGGACACTGGTACATTAGCCGTCTTATGTATTATGCATTAGGGGTTGAAAATGGGTTTGCTCCATTCTTTTACCCTCTTGCCCCTCTGAGGATGCCACCTGATAAACTGTAACACGTGAtcagagcaggaaaaagaagaattatGTCTGCATTCCAATGACACAAACATCAGCTGACAAATATTATGTCGCACAAACCACTCCTGTGGATGAACAGATTCCATCAGAACATCTGCTGTGTTTCAGTGACTGACCGCAGAAACTCTATTGATATTCTTAATGTGTGACAAGTTGGACGTTTGGCAGAACTTTCTCTGAGTTTATTGGTTTGTCAAATCCCCGTCCGCTGTCATTCAAATCCCGTCAGTCAGATGTCTTTTGGACATGCGACACCGCAGACGTGAAGTCATCCCGAGCAGGACTCCACCGTGATGCTGTGTGTCTTTTCCGTCTCACAGGAGGTTCAGTTTAATGGGAAGGCGGGTCTCCCAGTGGCCAAGTGTCTGAGCCAGTCCAGTCTGACGGCGCCACCGGTTTACCCACGCAGCAGCTGTAGCAGCAGCGAGTTGTCGCTGTCAAGTGCTTGCAGTGATTTCTCTAGCGGCTCCTACACCTGGAATGATGGACGGTCCTGTGGGAAAACGGtaaacccccccacccttctTTTTTCACTCCGTAGTTACACAAAACATGACAAAGTGGCGCCGCAACGCATCAGGATGCCTGTTTGTTGCCTTCCTTTGGAGACTCATTAATCCCACTACATTGTACTCGTAGCAGAGCACACAGGAGGTGGGGACCTTAAAGGTGATTTAGGAGAAgggttttcatgtgttttcttacATTCTAGGATGCTGGTGTGCCAAAACAAGTCAGGATTCATAAAATTCAATATTCCACTTGAATCTTGACTTTTCTCAGCATACATGCCTTGTCATAGTTAGCTTAACCTGCTCATTCTGTTTGTCCCGTAGCCCTCGCTGACCTGGGAGAAGAGGTTGAGTTTGGGGTCATCCGCCCCCAGTAATATCTGTGCCGCCCTGGAGGAGCAACAGCCCACGAGGCGCAAGGAGAGCCACATCCTCCAGGGACTGAGGAAGCTCCAGAGACGGAAACACAGGAGCTCCTCTGCTTCATCCAAGGTCTCCAAGTCAGGCTACAAAGACTGCATGAACTCCAATGAGGGCATCTACTCCCTGGGCATTAAGAGTAGTGGTAAAGGGGTGTCCAAACCCGCCCATGTGGGTCGGACTTTTGCTGTGAGCAAGAAGTTCTCGTATGATTCCGACGATGCAGACGATGAACTGGTTCTCTCCAGCCGTGGAGATAACATCCCCACCAAGGACAACTGGTTTTACTGCAAGAGGCTCTCCCACAGCATCTCAGACAGTTTATGTAGCTGGGAGGGAATTCAGGAcaatggaggtgggggtggcGGCGTTTCAGGTGAACCGTCTGTGAAACAACCTTCAGTTCCCGACTCAAAAGAGCGTCCTGAGGAACTCCTGAGTTTCATCAACAGTTTCCTCCCTGAGGGAGGTAGGAAATCAGCCTTTAGCAAACCATCGGTGCTGCGCCACAATCCACCCCACCCTCAGGGTCCAAACAACCTCTCTGATGTGGACGATCCAGAGGAGCTCGGCGACATCCGAGCCTCTGTTGGACCGCAGGCAGAGAGGGACTCCAAGAGACTTTCCAGGGATGCTGCCAAGCTTCTCACACGACAGTGGCTGCGAAGAGACCAGGAACGCACCCAGTCGGCAGATGGGAGGCCCAGGTCGTTTAACCTAATCAAGGAACCCAATGGGGAGAAGTGTGCTCATTCTGAGGAGAGCATTTTGGCAATATTTCATGCGGAGGGAGAACCCATTGAGTTTTGTGCTCAGAAGGTAGCAGCAGATTCTGGGACTCGATGTGACATTCAAAGCAGCAAGGTAGTTGCTAATTATGCAGAACTTGTGTTCCAAGACAGGCCTACAAAGCAGAAATCAGGAAGTGCAAGGAACTACAGTGTTCTTGAATGTCCAGAGAAGCTATCTGAATATCAAACGAGGACCAACAGAACAGGTGATAGCAGGGACGGCAGTGCAGAACGGTTGTCGATGCAGTCGACTCCACAGAGAAAACTCATCAAACCACCGAGCAGCCGATATAATAAAGGCCATTCCATACCTCCTCTGAATGATTCTGCTGCTCCCAAGTCAGGTGGATCGAAGGTGGTTGGTCGTAACACGCCTGCAGGATCCCCTCTGAGATTGTCCAGGGGCTCCACCGCTGACCTGAGCAATGGTGGACCTTCAGGAGCTGGTCAGGAGAAACCCCCCTGCTCTCCTTCGGTGAAGGTGTCCCGGTTCGTCAAGACTCCAGCGAACTGCTCTCAGAGCCCAAAGGCAATGACCTCCAAGCTCTCCAGCAGGTTTGAACCGAACAAGggttcctcctccagctccccacACCTTGCAAGGAAGCACCTGGAGTATTGTGACGTTGGTGAACAGCCAACCAGAGACAAACACTGTGAAATCAGCAAAAATAAACTCAGGTCAccttctcccccccctccccctggaCGCACCACCTCCTTACTTGTTAGACCAAATTACGAAGGATCGCCTCAAGCACAGAAGACATGGATGGCTCAACCGTCCACGCCAGCCGCTGTGAGGGGCCCTCCCCCAAGTTACCACACCTCACTTTTACCAAATATGCAAAATACGCTACCAATAAAGGATAAAGACTGTTTAGACTTGGATGCAGGCTATGGGACTGCACTTTCACCTCAGAAACTGGTTGAGAAAACCAGTCAGCACCTTCAAAAGTCCCCTGCCACAACTCAGACAGCTACTAATGGCACTTCCAAGAAGATGACCACAAAAGACTACCTCCCTTCTGCAAACTCAGGGTGTGCTCCAGAAACTGAAAATGCACCTAAAAGCTCAAAGAATGTCCCTCCTCCCTACAGCGCCCTCAGAGGGTCATCGTTTCACAATTCAACTGCAAACAAAAGAGCATCGACCCATGAAAATGTCCATCAAACAGGGCAGAACACCTCTATTAGTTTACCTCTAGCACTTCAGGACCAACCTCAAGGTAAAACTGAACAACAAAATAGTAAAGCCGTTGTCAGCCCACCGAGCTCTGCTTTCGTTTCCCCCAATGCAGCAGAAAAAGCCTCAAAAACCCGCATCCCAATGGGATTCAAGGCATTTTTAAAATCCCCTCCCAGTCAGAAAAACAGTCCCTCTATACCAGGCAAGCAAGAGAAAGATCATATCAACCTGGTCTCCAAGGAGACTGTGGTTTCAAATCTTTCTGCCCCATGTGACAGCTTTCAGCCCGTGTGCATTGAGTCAACACCCCCGACGTCCGTTACTGGGGGGACAGGTGAGGTCCAGTGTCGGGGGCAAGACGAGAAAGCAACTGTTGCCGTGTTACAAGAAGAGGGAGACGTTTGCGATAGAGGTAAAAGGAGTAGTCAACTGTTCTCTCGATCGACATCGGTGACCACCAAGCCCCACCTGAAGCCGGCCCTGGGGATGAACGGGGCCAAAGCCCGGAGCCAGAGCTTCAGCACCAACTACATGGAGAAACCCAACATGACTGCTCCTGATGGGCCGGGGAAGGTCCGAACGCAGATCATCACCAATTCAGGGGAAAGGGGGAGCTCTTTGTCGAGACAGAGTTCCCTGGAGGTACCTGGTGTTGGCTTAGCCGAGAGCCCCCTGCACCCCCCCAGGACCAGACTCAGCCACTATGGAGGCATGACGGGGTCAAATAGTCACAGCGTTCTCCCAGAGAGAGTCAAATCAGGCTCCAAAGGTGAGGGGTTGCCCAACAATGTAAAGGGGGAGACAATCACGTCACCCTCACAAAAAGAAGCGCGTAGCCTCCCCATTAGCGATAGGATCGGGTTAAAGAACACCCGTAAACCAGCAAAAGTTGCTTCTCAACCACAGTTTCCGTCTCCATCCTCTTGTGTCTACAATTCCCCAAAACCCATGCTGGAGTCAGGAGGCATAACAGCTGCTCCTAATGAGGTAGACAAAGCCCCGGATGTACAGGAAAAGAAGCTCAGCCCAACCACCTGCACTATTGAAGAGAAGGTCATGATGGGAATCGAAGAGAATCTACACAAATGTCAGGAACAGGAAAAGGTCGCTGCCACTGAGGCCAAACAGAAAACGGGGCCGTCTCTGGCAAACTGGTTTGGCCTCCGCAAGAGCAAACTTCCAGCCCCGAGTGGTAAGAAGGTAGACCCCTCcaaaggaaaggaggagaagaaagagctgAAGATCGGATCTGTGCTCGGTGGCAAACAGATAAAGTCTGACAAaaagaaggacaagaagaaaATTGACATCCAGCAAaaaggtggtcaggaggtgcaaAACCTGTCGGAGATGAACAACAAGCTGAGCTCCATCATGGACCACTGCAACAACCAGATGGGCCAGATCGCCTCCCAGATCCAGTGCTCCACAGCTTTCATCGGCAAAGACCAGTTTGTGAAAGAGATTCTTGGCAGGTGGGTGAAACAGCACGTGGATCTATCCTCACTCAGCCTGCTCACGTTTGTCTTCCTGTCAGAGGAACCAGCACTGGGGGGTGGTTGTGCTGCTGTGCTGGAAACCATAGAAATGTTCCTGTTGGCTCAGCTTCTGCCTGGTGGGTTGATGAAGGAAATCCTGTTTCCTTGCAGGAATGCTGTGAAGGGTAACACTTTGGCTACGTCTCCACCCGGCGTGCCCCCGCCCAGGAAGCAGGGTGACCTGAAGGGGGGCCTGGAGGTCTGTCCGGTGACAGCGGTAAGCCAGGAAACAAAATGCCGCGCCGAGCTGTTTGTTTATCTGCCTGTTTGTACAGGctgtgggcacacacacacacacacacacacacacacacacacacacacacacacatacacattcccACAGGTTTTCACACGGTACATGTGCATGTTCACAAACACATCCCCAAGCCAGCCGCCTCCTCAGCATCGTACCCCCCCAAAGCGAGCTATTGATTCACATCGTGTTCTGACTCAGCCTCCAATTCATCGcctgctttttcattttcttcaagcCGATGATGTTGTCTCTTTTCccacaaaaataaagtaaatctcacatggatgtgtgtgtaatTCATACTTGCATTAGGCGTCTCGGAGCTAAATGCTATCTACGCGCTTTGTCAGGAAAAAATACTAAAATTACGAACTTGGAGTTTCAAGTTTTATTATCTGTCCgtcataaaaccaaaaaaatatgtgcatgagagaaaaaaggagaagcagacaggaggagagcTACAAAAATCAGTCTAACTGCATAATGTGGGAAATTTAATCCAGATGATGTGGAATTTTGATAACATGGGGGAGCGTCGTATCTCAGGCACTCCATTTGACAAAGGGGCTATTTAATACGTCCGCAGAGCTTTCTCTCTATCTCCTCCCCACAGAAATACAACAAAAGAGGGACACTAGGTGACCTCCAAGCTCCTGCTCTTAAATTACCCCGAAaccatttttatataaatagtCCAATTAATGTAAGGAATGAAAGTCTTACAATTCCCTAACAAACCTTTTGATATTCTTCACAGTATCAGACGCTTGTGTTTCCGTCTGAAAGTCATAAAATACATGATTGTATGAGCGCCAAGTTCATTCCCACTTATCGTCTATAAAGGGCCTTGAGCTTTACAGGCGGATATATGTCGCAGAGACAAAGgttaattcaaattttaaattctaaaagACTCTCTCTACTCACAGCTACTATTATATTCTGATTTGGCggctttttttccacagaagaTCAACCTGAGAGCTGAAAATGAGGAGGGACGCATCTTGGATACGACTTGCCAAGACCACATGATCGGTAAGATTATAAATTACAGCTGGTCTGAACAGCAATTGCAGCAgaatgtaaagtaaaaatcaTATAATTAGAGTGAACTTACATTTAAAGCACTAATATTTGCAAGTAAGAACCGGCAAATAGTTTAATGGAGCATAAACGCGTTTCACAGTCATGATCCCCGATGGGATTGACTCGGTTGGTCCAgcagctgacccccccccccctgttagTGTTGCAGTAACTGGTGGAACGTAACGGCTGCAAACAACACGTCCACGGCCGTCAGCTGATTGATGAGCGAGTGGCTGGCGTCTCACCGCGCCTGAACAGCCGAGGGAGTAAAAGAAATAGATCCATTAAACAATTTAGCAGACAGGATGATGATTGTTATCATGGCCGTATGACAAACGTCACGGAGTGTGATTCAGCAGTGCTGCGTGTTTGTCACTGAGCTGTCAGGCGCCCGGAACAGGAAGCAATGATTTCCTGTAATTCAACAACAATCCTTGGATTTGCTTTTACTTTTCATggattggttttattttaaattccatcaaatttaaattccttttttttttttgtatgctcTCTCTTAAATCCAATGCATCACGTCAGCATTTGTACGCAAAAGAACAGAACCACAGATTGATGCTTATTGTTTTGTTGCTCTCAGGCTGACATGATGTCTTTTTCAGGcccaaatgtattttctttccaGTGGAAAATATTCTAAAATCCGACTGCATGCCCCAAACAGAAGACCGATAAAGGAAGGGGAACGTGAATCAGCTTCTTAAAGAACACTTATCGACctaaaaacataaacacaaatacaaatgggTGGCAATTAATCTCCTTTGGTGCAAAAGAATAACCCTGATATCATTTAATAAGCTTTGGAATTTTGGTAGCAACATTTCAAAGTTTTCACATATTCTGCAACCGAAGCGCTTCCATATGGTGTCAATGAAATATTTAGTGGTTTTTATTCATATTGTTGGTTTAATGTCATGTTTCTCCAAAGCGTAGCATTCATTGGCTGAGCTCCGGACAAACACATCCatcatataaatatttaacatgaaTTCACGCCAGCAGCTCCAGAAACTCGCTTGTGGAAGCGGCCGGTTGTTCTGCTCTCCTCCAGGCGCTGGATTGTTTCTCATAAAAGGCCAATAGATAACATTCTGACTTTGCCCTATAGGACACAATGACCCTAATACGTCTGCAAGGGGTTGATGGCATCGGTGATCAATACCCATGATTCAGCAATTACTCTGGAAGCTGCTCATGACGCAGCCTTTACTCCTTTACTCTATTTTGAACAAAAtctcaaataaaaatccaacatTCTTGGATTTATTTGAACTCGATTAACTTACGATGTGATT from Antennarius striatus isolate MH-2024 chromosome 24, ASM4005453v1, whole genome shotgun sequence includes these protein-coding regions:
- the LOC137591368 gene encoding nck-associated protein 5-like isoform X3 → MFLAAFKGNSTSSGCLPDQNTSESLGSAELLSGEDPAAAESPQVCESLRGGRTASRCLHLKRLSLDSSLPEYMDANKCIDELLKQLEEERRNIRREKLAVARLQREVARSKSEGTMREKLIHELEEERRLRLESEKRLREVTEESELGRAQMVSLQQKFSRMEETVRSLLQNQGGLEQTAVDPVDIMKAYKDKLSEAVQKQHDCPEDNGFLPATQTEPLPNANPDASLAEEEQDKTQPLLERLKAMEERNSALALENESQREQYERCLDEVANQVVQALLTQKDLREECLKLRTRVFDLEQQNRALSILFQQRIKPASDLLLQKLHSRIMDLSAADLLLEPERSKAFLLSRNMDSPSNEVQFNGKAGLPVAKCLSQSSLTAPPVYPRSSCSSSELSLSSACSDFSSGSYTWNDGRSCGKTPSLTWEKRLSLGSSAPSNICAALEEQQPTRRKESHILQGLRKLQRRKHRSSSASSKVSKSGYKDCMNSNEGIYSLGIKSSGKGVSKPAHVGRTFAVSKKFSYDSDDADDELVLSSRGDNIPTKDNWFYCKRLSHSISDSLCSWEGIQDNGGGGGGVSGEPSVKQPSVPDSKERPEELLSFINSFLPEGGRKSAFSKPSVLRHNPPHPQGPNNLSDVDDPEELGDIRASVGPQAERDSKRLSRDAAKLLTRQWLRRDQERTQSADGRPRSFNLIKEPNGEKCAHSEESILAIFHAEGEPIEFCAQKVAADSGTRCDIQSSKVVANYAELVFQDRPTKQKSGSARNYSVLECPEKLSEYQTRTNRTGDSRDGSAERLSMQSTPQRKLIKPPSSRYNKGHSIPPLNDSAAPKSGGSKVVGRNTPAGSPLRLSRGSTADLSNGGPSGAGQEKPPCSPSVKVSRFVKTPANCSQSPKAMTSKLSSRFEPNKGSSSSSPHLARKHLEYCDVGEQPTRDKHCEISKNKLRSPSPPPPPGRTTSLLVRPNYEGSPQAQKTWMAQPSTPAAVRGPPPSYHTSLLPNMQNTLPIKDKDCLDLDAGYGTALSPQKLVEKTSQHLQKSPATTQTATNGTSKKMTTKDYLPSANSGCAPETENAPKSSKNVPPPYSALRGSSFHNSTANKRASTHENVHQTGQNTSISLPLALQDQPQGKTEQQNSKAVVSPPSSAFVSPNAAEKASKTRIPMGFKAFLKSPPSQKNSPSIPGKQEKDHINLVSKETVVSNLSAPCDSFQPVCIESTPPTSVTGGTGEVQCRGQDEKATVAVLQEEGDVCDRGKRSSQLFSRSTSVTTKPHLKPALGMNGAKARSQSFSTNYMEKPNMTAPDGPGKVRTQIITNSGERGSSLSRQSSLEVPGVGLAESPLHPPRTRLSHYGGMTGSNSHSVLPERVKSGSKGEGLPNNVKGETITSPSQKEARSLPISDRIGLKNTRKPAKVASQPQFPSPSSCVYNSPKPMLESGGITAAPNEVDKAPDVQEKKLSPTTCTIEEKVMMGIEENLHKCQEQEKVAATEAKQKTGPSLANWFGLRKSKLPAPSGKKVDPSKGKEEKKELKIGSVLGGKQIKSDKKKDKKKIDIQQKGGQEVQNLSEMNNKLSSIMDHCNNQMGQIASQIQCSTAFIGKDQFVKEILGRWVKQHVDLSSLSLLTFVFLSEEPALGGGCAAVLETIEMFLLAQLLPGGLMKEILFPCRNAVKGNTLATSPPGVPPPRKQGDLKGGLEVCPVTAKINLRAENEEGRILDTTCQDHMIGSGCQMRTLDSGIGTFPLPDSVTRAGGRHIPKSESSPDRVTDGEPPPTHCDPSKPDVKVPSLPKTHSHAPTSMGHSLSDPSVTFSADTHDLQSRLPKLASSDAIRTKRLSRVAANSSDDREKEMEKNQEKPGERTLQVCTYSGSSDTETEHEGTLSPPPRTLVYRATNTDSVDQNEETLKRSGTDESLSIMDCYQHHVFSRLDTDSRRRSQYGVFHRRSSLDSRAGDALKAVPPPDKTPTSGNPPASLDLESLNKLNQSGSGSGSLYPDTGSGGCRGDGPPGKSREDCCKADTPASSGFTGKPGVDPVGSLSDSLYDSFSSCTSQGSNDV
- the LOC137591368 gene encoding nck-associated protein 5-like isoform X11, coding for MFLAAFKGNSTSSGCLPDQNTSESLGSAELLSGEDPAAAESPQVCESLRGGRTASRCLHLKRLSLDSSLPEYMDANKCIDELLKQLEEERRNIRREKLAVARLQREVARSKSEGTMREKLIHELEEERRLRLESEKRLREVTEESELGRAQMVSLQQKFSRMEETVRSLLQNQGGLEQTAVDPVDIMKAYKDKLSEAVQKQHDCPEDNGFLPATQTEPLPNANPDASLAEEEQDKTQPLLERLKAMEERNSALALENESQREQYERCLDEVANQVVQALLTQKDLREECLKLRTRVFDLEQQNRALSILFQQRIKPASDLLLQVATPASDLLLQKLHSRIMDLSAADLLLEPERSKAFLLSRNMDSPSNEVQFNGKAGLPVAKCLSQSSLTAPPVYPRSSCSSSELSLSSACSDFSSGSYTWNDGRSCGKTPSLTWEKRLSLGSSAPSNICAALEEQQPTRRKESHILQGLRKLQRRKHRSSSASSKVSKSGYKDCMNSNEGIYSLGIKSSGKGVSKPAHVGRTFAVSKKFSYDSDDADDELVLSSRGDNIPTKDNWFYCKRLSHSISDSLCSWEGIQDNGGGGGGVSGEPSVKQPSVPDSKERPEELLSFINSFLPEGGRKSAFSKPSVLRHNPPHPQGPNNLSDVDDPEELGDIRASVGPQAERDSKRLSRDAAKLLTRQWLRRDQERTQSADGRPRSFNLIKEPNGEKCAHSEESILAIFHAEGEPIEFCAQKVAADSGTRCDIQSSKVVANYAELVFQDRPTKQKSGSARNYSVLECPEKLSEYQTRTNRTGDSRDGSAERLSMQSTPQRKLIKPPSSRYNKGHSIPPLNDSAAPKSGGSKVVGRNTPAGSPLRLSRGSTADLSNGGPSGAGQEKPPCSPSVKVSRFVKTPANCSQSPKAMTSKLSSRFEPNKGSSSSSPHLARKHLEYCDVGEQPTRDKHCEISKNKLRSPSPPPPPGRTTSLLVRPNYEGSPQAQKTWMAQPSTPAAVRGPPPSYHTSLLPNMQNTLPIKDKDCLDLDAGYGTALSPQKLVEKTSQHLQKSPATTQTATNGTSKKMTTKDYLPSANSGCAPETENAPKSSKNVPPPYSALRGSSFHNSTANKRASTHENVHQTGQNTSISLPLALQDQPQGKTEQQNSKAVVSPPSSAFVSPNAAEKASKTRIPMGFKAFLKSPPSQKNSPSIPGKQEKDHINLVSKETVVSNLSAPCDSFQPVCIESTPPTSVTGGTGEVQCRGQDEKATVAVLQEEGDVCDRGKRSSQLFSRSTSVTTKPHLKPALGMNGAKARSQSFSTNYMEKPNMTAPDGPGKVRTQIITNSGERGSSLSRQSSLEVPGVGLAESPLHPPRTRLSHYGGMTGSNSHSVLPERVKSGSKGEGLPNNVKGETITSPSQKEARSLPISDRIGLKNTRKPAKVASQPQFPSPSSCVYNSPKPMLESGGITAAPNEVDKAPDVQEKKLSPTTCTIEEKVMMGIEENLHKCQEQEKVAATEAKQKTGPSLANWFGLRKSKLPAPSGKKVDPSKGKEEKKELKIGSVLGGKQIKSDKKKDKKKIDIQQKGGQEVQNLSEMNNKLSSIMDHCNNQMGQIASQIQCSTAFIGKDQFVKEILGRWVKQHVDLSSLSLLTFVFLSEEPALGGGCAAVLETIEMFLLAQLLPGGLMKEILFPCRNAVKGNTLATSPPGVPPPRKQGDLKGGLEVCPVTAKINLRAENEEGRILDTTCQDHMIVTDALFAHSPFPCM